From a region of the Cololabis saira isolate AMF1-May2022 chromosome 8, fColSai1.1, whole genome shotgun sequence genome:
- the LOC133449017 gene encoding 6-phosphofructo-2-kinase/fructose-2,6-bisphosphatase 4-like isoform X1 encodes MEDGAASPPRELTQNPLKKIWMPCSNGRPGGPVPQRTVCMTNCPTLIVTVGLPARGKTYISKKLTRYLNWIGVPTREFNVGQYRRDFVKIYKSFEFFRPDNEEGLKIRRQCASAALNDVRQYLTEEGGQVAVFDATNTTRERRDTILQFAEQNGFKVFFVESVCEDPDVIQENIVQVKLCSPDYTNCNTDEAVKDFLQRIKCYENSYETLDEVLDRDLSYIKIMDVGQRYLVNRVLDHIQSRIVYYLMNIHITPRSIYLCRHGESELNVKGKIGGDSGLTPRGKEFARTLSQFIQTQSISDLKVWTSQMKRTIQTAEALSVPYEQWKVLNEIDAGVCEEMRYEEIQEHYPLEFALRDQDKYRYRYPKGESYEDLVQRLEPVIMELERQENVLVICHQAVMRCLLAYFLDKTAEELPYLKCSLHSVLKLTPVAYGCKVEAISLNVEAVNTHREKPENVDVTRMSEEALRTVPAHQ; translated from the exons CGTGTAGCAACGGCCGCCCCGGGGGACCCGTCCCCCAGAGGACAG TGTGCATGACCAACTGCCCCACGCTGATCGTGACCGTGGGCCTTCCCGCCCGGGGCAAGACCTACATCTCCAAGAAGCTGACCCGCTACCTGAACTGGATCGGCGTGCCCACCAGAG AGTTCAACGTGGGTCAGTACCGGAGGGATTTTGTTAAGATCTACAAGTCCTTTGAATTCTTCCGTCCAGACAACGAAGAGGGTCTAAAGATCCGGAG GCAGTGTGCGTCGGCGGCGCTCAACGACGTGCGACAGTACCTCACAGAAGAAGGCGGCCAGGTCGCG GTCTTCGACGCCACCAACACCACCAGGGAAAGACGGGACACCATCCTCCAGTTTGCAGAACAGAACGGCTTTAAG GTGTTCTTCGTGGAGTCGGTGTGCGAGGACCCGGACGTCATCCAGGAGAACATTGTG CAAGTGAAGCTGTGCAGCCCCGACTACACCAACTGCAACACGGACGAAGCTGTGAAGGACTTCCTGCAGAGGATCAAGTGCTACGAAAACTCCTACGAGACGCTGGACGAGGTTCTGGACAG ggACCTGTCTTACATTAAAATCATGGACGTGGGGCAGCGATACCTGGTCAACAGGGTGTTGGACCACATCCAGAGCCGGATCGTCTACTACCTCATGAACATCCACATAACTCCACGCTCCATCTACCTGTGTCGCCACGGAGAGAGCGAGTTGAATGTCAAGGGGAAGATCGGAGGAGACTCGGGCCTCACTCCCAGAGGAAAAGAG TTTGCCAGGACGCTGAGCCAGTTCATCCAGACCCAGAGCATCAGCGACCTGAAGGTGTGGACCAGCCAGATGAAGAGAACCATCCAGACAGCAGAGGCGCTCAGCGTGCCCTACGAGCAGTGGAAGGTCCTCAACGAGATCGACGCG GGCGTCTGTGAGGAGATGAGGTATGAGGAGATCCAGGAGCACTATCCTCTAGAGTTCGCCCTGAGGGACCAGGACAAGTACCGCTATCGCTACCCGAAAGGAGAG TCCTACGAGGACCTGGTGCAGCGGCTGGAGCCCGTCATCATGGAGCTGGAGCGGCAGGAGAACGTGCTGGTCATCTGTCACCAGGCCGTCATGCGCTGTCTGCTGGCCTACTTCCTGGACAAGACGGCAG AGGAGCTGCCGTACCTGAAGTGCTCGCTGCACAGCGTTCTGAAGCTGACGCCCGTGGCCTACG GCTGCAAGGTGGAGGCCATCAGCCTGAATGTGGAGGCGGTGAACACCCACCGAGAGAAACCAGAG
- the LOC133449017 gene encoding 6-phosphofructo-2-kinase/fructose-2,6-bisphosphatase 4-like isoform X2 — MMRGCCSRSRLGTRQNQRQAVCMTNCPTLIVTVGLPARGKTYISKKLTRYLNWIGVPTREFNVGQYRRDFVKIYKSFEFFRPDNEEGLKIRRQCASAALNDVRQYLTEEGGQVAVFDATNTTRERRDTILQFAEQNGFKVFFVESVCEDPDVIQENIVQVKLCSPDYTNCNTDEAVKDFLQRIKCYENSYETLDEVLDRDLSYIKIMDVGQRYLVNRVLDHIQSRIVYYLMNIHITPRSIYLCRHGESELNVKGKIGGDSGLTPRGKEFARTLSQFIQTQSISDLKVWTSQMKRTIQTAEALSVPYEQWKVLNEIDAGVCEEMRYEEIQEHYPLEFALRDQDKYRYRYPKGESYEDLVQRLEPVIMELERQENVLVICHQAVMRCLLAYFLDKTAEELPYLKCSLHSVLKLTPVAYGCKVEAISLNVEAVNTHREKPENVDVTRMSEEALRTVPAHQ; from the exons TGTGCATGACCAACTGCCCCACGCTGATCGTGACCGTGGGCCTTCCCGCCCGGGGCAAGACCTACATCTCCAAGAAGCTGACCCGCTACCTGAACTGGATCGGCGTGCCCACCAGAG AGTTCAACGTGGGTCAGTACCGGAGGGATTTTGTTAAGATCTACAAGTCCTTTGAATTCTTCCGTCCAGACAACGAAGAGGGTCTAAAGATCCGGAG GCAGTGTGCGTCGGCGGCGCTCAACGACGTGCGACAGTACCTCACAGAAGAAGGCGGCCAGGTCGCG GTCTTCGACGCCACCAACACCACCAGGGAAAGACGGGACACCATCCTCCAGTTTGCAGAACAGAACGGCTTTAAG GTGTTCTTCGTGGAGTCGGTGTGCGAGGACCCGGACGTCATCCAGGAGAACATTGTG CAAGTGAAGCTGTGCAGCCCCGACTACACCAACTGCAACACGGACGAAGCTGTGAAGGACTTCCTGCAGAGGATCAAGTGCTACGAAAACTCCTACGAGACGCTGGACGAGGTTCTGGACAG ggACCTGTCTTACATTAAAATCATGGACGTGGGGCAGCGATACCTGGTCAACAGGGTGTTGGACCACATCCAGAGCCGGATCGTCTACTACCTCATGAACATCCACATAACTCCACGCTCCATCTACCTGTGTCGCCACGGAGAGAGCGAGTTGAATGTCAAGGGGAAGATCGGAGGAGACTCGGGCCTCACTCCCAGAGGAAAAGAG TTTGCCAGGACGCTGAGCCAGTTCATCCAGACCCAGAGCATCAGCGACCTGAAGGTGTGGACCAGCCAGATGAAGAGAACCATCCAGACAGCAGAGGCGCTCAGCGTGCCCTACGAGCAGTGGAAGGTCCTCAACGAGATCGACGCG GGCGTCTGTGAGGAGATGAGGTATGAGGAGATCCAGGAGCACTATCCTCTAGAGTTCGCCCTGAGGGACCAGGACAAGTACCGCTATCGCTACCCGAAAGGAGAG TCCTACGAGGACCTGGTGCAGCGGCTGGAGCCCGTCATCATGGAGCTGGAGCGGCAGGAGAACGTGCTGGTCATCTGTCACCAGGCCGTCATGCGCTGTCTGCTGGCCTACTTCCTGGACAAGACGGCAG AGGAGCTGCCGTACCTGAAGTGCTCGCTGCACAGCGTTCTGAAGCTGACGCCCGTGGCCTACG GCTGCAAGGTGGAGGCCATCAGCCTGAATGTGGAGGCGGTGAACACCCACCGAGAGAAACCAGAG